A portion of the Marinobacter alexandrii genome contains these proteins:
- a CDS encoding Fe(3+) ABC transporter substrate-binding protein produces MKYIKLLLLVLTVACSGAKKNEDSSSQEQVLNVYSHRHYDADKLAFERFTKETGIKINLVKAGADELISRLEIEGESSPADVLITVDAAKLNRAKSKGLLQSVEATTSNKDGFIDPENYWYAMTYRARVIAYDKADVDISELSTYEDLANEKWNDRILIRSSGSSYNQSLLSSIIHENGSDIAKEWAKGIVSNMAREPKGGDRDQIKAIASGLGDLAVVNTYYLGLLLNSENPEEVKAGESVGIYFPNQDGRGGHINISGIGVTKYAPNKANAIQFIEFLTSEEIQKFYAETSFEYPVHKNVLPASTVAAWGDFKIDDLEYATKPELLEEAIKIFDEAGWN; encoded by the coding sequence ATGAAATACATAAAGCTTTTATTACTTGTATTGACGGTTGCTTGTTCTGGAGCTAAAAAGAATGAAGATAGTTCCTCTCAAGAACAGGTTCTAAATGTCTATTCACACAGACATTATGATGCAGATAAGCTAGCTTTTGAAAGGTTTACAAAAGAAACTGGTATTAAAATAAATTTGGTAAAAGCGGGTGCAGATGAATTGATCTCCAGGTTGGAAATTGAAGGAGAAAGCTCTCCTGCCGATGTTCTTATTACTGTAGATGCTGCTAAATTAAATAGAGCAAAATCGAAGGGCCTGCTTCAATCTGTTGAAGCAACAACAAGCAATAAAGACGGTTTTATAGACCCTGAAAATTATTGGTATGCTATGACCTATCGTGCAAGGGTTATTGCATATGATAAAGCTGATGTAGATATCTCTGAACTTTCAACTTATGAAGATTTAGCAAATGAAAAATGGAATGATCGTATTCTTATCAGGTCTTCAGGCAGTTCATATAATCAGTCTCTGCTTTCTTCAATCATTCATGAAAATGGATCAGATATAGCAAAAGAGTGGGCAAAAGGTATCGTTAGTAATATGGCTCGTGAACCAAAAGGTGGTGATAGAGATCAGATTAAAGCCATAGCTTCTGGTTTAGGCGATCTGGCAGTTGTAAATACCTACTATTTAGGACTCTTACTAAACTCTGAAAACCCAGAAGAGGTAAAAGCTGGAGAAAGTGTGGGTATATACTTTCCCAATCAAGATGGTCGCGGAGGTCATATTAACATTAGTGGTATAGGAGTTACTAAATATGCTCCAAATAAGGCAAATGCAATTCAATTTATTGAGTTCTTGACCAGTGAAGAAATTCAAAAATTTTATGCCGAAACATCCTTCGAATACCCAGTTCATAAGAATGTATTACCTGCATCAACCGTTGCTGCCTGGGGCGATTTTAAAATTGATGATCTGGAATATGCTACCAAGCCTGAACTATTAGAAGAGGCGATAAAAATCTTTGATGAAGCCGGCTGGAATTAG
- a CDS encoding formimidoylglutamase, whose amino-acid sequence MDLKLFFDPIDIDVDKAPASFQSSIYVNRHKMPDHEGLDIALIGLCEYRGASEEADLKSADEVRKQLYVLKKGFGDYGVIDLGNFRNGPTLEDTYLRLKEVCGYLMEKSIIPVLFGGSHDLDLGQYYAYESSDKLISILGIDNQMDFDDENPSLGHVSEILKHSPNYLFSYYHLAYQSYLTEQKSIELIEKLSFEAVRLGVVKENIKDIEPIVRDADMMSFDLSALQAFYAPGASNSKVYGLTGEEACQLCWYAGQNEKMSSIGLYNYDAFRDSSDRKTAFVLSTMIWYFIEGFYHRKGDKNFKSNDYLMYEVHLGGDPETIRFYKSKLSERWWMEVPNPESEGLFNRNRMVACNYSDYDLALKGELPDRWMNFFNKV is encoded by the coding sequence ATGGATCTAAAACTTTTCTTTGACCCCATCGATATCGATGTGGATAAAGCTCCAGCTTCTTTTCAGTCATCTATTTATGTTAACCGACATAAAATGCCGGATCATGAGGGTTTAGATATTGCTTTGATTGGGTTATGTGAGTACAGAGGAGCAAGCGAAGAGGCTGATCTAAAGTCAGCAGATGAAGTACGAAAACAATTATATGTTTTAAAGAAAGGTTTTGGGGATTATGGTGTTATTGATTTAGGTAATTTCAGAAATGGTCCAACATTGGAGGATACATATCTAAGGTTGAAAGAAGTCTGCGGTTATTTGATGGAAAAGAGTATCATTCCTGTTCTTTTTGGAGGTTCTCATGACTTGGATTTAGGCCAATACTATGCCTACGAATCAAGCGATAAACTGATTTCCATTTTGGGAATTGATAACCAAATGGATTTTGATGATGAAAATCCTTCACTTGGACACGTTAGTGAAATTTTAAAACATAGCCCTAATTATCTTTTTAGCTATTATCACTTAGCTTATCAAAGCTATCTAACCGAGCAAAAGTCAATTGAGCTAATTGAGAAATTGTCCTTTGAAGCGGTTCGATTAGGTGTGGTAAAAGAAAATATCAAAGATATTGAGCCAATAGTTCGAGATGCCGATATGATGTCATTTGATCTTTCAGCACTTCAGGCTTTTTATGCTCCTGGAGCAAGCAACTCAAAAGTTTACGGACTTACGGGTGAAGAGGCATGTCAGCTATGTTGGTATGCAGGTCAGAATGAAAAAATGAGCTCCATTGGCTTGTATAATTATGATGCTTTCAGAGATTCATCAGATCGCAAAACTGCCTTTGTTTTGAGTACCATGATTTGGTATTTCATTGAGGGATTTTATCACCGAAAAGGAGATAAAAATTTCAAATCTAATGATTACTTAATGTATGAAGTCCATCTTGGAGGTGATCCCGAAACTATAAGATTCTATAAAAGTAAATTATCCGAAAGATGGTGGATGGAAGTACCCAATCCTGAATCTGAAGGTCTATTTAATCGTAATAGAATGGTTGCTTGTAATTATAGTGACTATGATTTAGCCTTAAAAGGTGAATTGCCCGATAGATGGATGAATTTCTTCAATAAGGTTTAA
- a CDS encoding iron ABC transporter permease, which yields MKPAGIRRPKHFYWRLASNIILGALLLPLLIVASRSFTLDSSNLLHIVRNLLPLYLWNTSILVLGISALTLTLGVTTAWFVTVYEFPFRKQLEWILILPLAIPTFINAIAYVGLTDYAGPIRIFLRWTGNDLYIDIMNHFGAIFVMSFVLYPYVYVTSRSAFLLQSTSLIEVSRSLGQSMGITFRKVVFPLAWPAIFAGLILVIMEVLNDYGVVSYFGIPTFTSGIFRSWLALGDLSTSIFLSLIVLIFVLILLVIEFLANRNKRVTHDKSEQVFSKLIPRKKWVMLGICLIPIFLGFIIPVAQLIWWFTIAYSPDIWKQLINLVANTSLLGSISSILIVCSGLVLSYSFRLVNKKGFRRTVSKLPFLGYAMPGAVIAVGIVALIILINPELIYAGVYALIFGYLVRFFAVGYGSIESGLDKIPKQFDDAATSLGSNSLRNFLKIHIPILKPVILGSLIMVFVDVTKELPLTLILRPFNFETLATDAFQYAKDEMAPRAASSSLLIIFVSAVPVYYLNKILHRN from the coding sequence ATGAAGCCGGCTGGAATTAGGCGCCCAAAACATTTCTATTGGCGACTCGCTTCAAACATCATTCTTGGAGCACTATTGCTACCATTGTTAATTGTAGCGAGTCGTTCTTTTACGTTGGATTCTTCCAACCTATTGCATATTGTTCGTAACCTTCTGCCTCTTTACTTATGGAATACGTCCATACTAGTTTTAGGTATCTCTGCATTGACACTTACGCTAGGTGTAACCACAGCATGGTTTGTCACTGTGTATGAATTTCCATTTCGAAAACAATTGGAGTGGATATTAATTCTGCCTCTTGCAATTCCCACATTTATCAATGCAATTGCGTATGTTGGATTAACTGATTACGCTGGACCTATTCGAATCTTCTTGAGATGGACAGGGAATGATTTATATATAGATATTATGAATCACTTTGGAGCCATATTCGTCATGAGCTTTGTTCTTTATCCATATGTGTATGTTACCTCTAGGTCTGCATTTTTGCTCCAATCAACTTCTCTGATAGAGGTTTCAAGATCATTGGGTCAGTCTATGGGGATAACATTCAGAAAAGTAGTATTTCCTTTAGCATGGCCGGCAATTTTCGCCGGACTTATTCTGGTAATCATGGAAGTATTAAATGACTATGGTGTTGTGTCTTATTTCGGTATTCCTACATTCACTTCCGGCATTTTTCGCTCTTGGCTTGCGCTAGGTGATCTATCCACTTCCATATTTCTTTCACTAATTGTTCTCATATTTGTTTTGATTCTATTGGTAATAGAATTCCTGGCAAACAGGAACAAAAGAGTAACTCATGATAAATCAGAACAAGTATTCAGCAAGCTAATTCCCAGAAAAAAATGGGTTATGCTTGGTATTTGTTTAATCCCCATATTTCTTGGTTTCATCATACCTGTTGCCCAGCTAATTTGGTGGTTCACCATCGCCTATTCTCCTGATATATGGAAGCAGCTGATAAATCTTGTTGCAAACACTTCTCTTTTAGGAAGTATATCAAGCATTCTAATCGTCTGTTCAGGATTAGTGTTAAGTTATTCGTTTCGGCTAGTCAATAAAAAAGGTTTTCGTCGAACAGTTTCAAAATTACCATTCCTAGGCTATGCAATGCCAGGAGCAGTCATTGCAGTGGGGATCGTCGCTCTGATCATCCTTATAAATCCAGAACTAATCTATGCTGGAGTTTATGCACTAATTTTTGGTTATTTAGTGCGCTTTTTTGCTGTAGGATATGGATCCATAGAATCTGGACTTGACAAAATACCTAAGCAGTTTGATGATGCGGCTACTTCGCTAGGTAGCAATTCACTAAGAAATTTTTTGAAAATCCATATTCCTATCCTTAAACCTGTAATTCTAGGTTCTTTAATTATGGTTTTTGTGGATGTCACCAAGGAGCTTCCTCTAACTCTGATCCTTCGACCGTTTAACTTTGAAACGTTAGCTACAGATGCCTTCCAATATGCGAAAGATGAAATGGCCCCCAGAGCTGCTTCATCCAGCTTGCTTATTATTTTTGTTAGCGCAGTACCTGTATATTATTTAAATAAAATTCTACATCGCAATTGA
- a CDS encoding ABC transporter ATP-binding protein, whose translation MNLKVNHISKAFQTNQVLNDVSIEVDKGEILSLTGESGCGKSTLLRIISGLETPDQGSIVLNGKDITDLSPEKRKFGFVFQNLSLFPHLSVKENIFYAITQKERTPKRLEELLSMTGLTGLDARFPHELSGGQQQRVALARALAIKPQLLILDEPFSSLDELLKTKIREEIFDLLRSLHITTILVSHQASDAFLIADKLVVMRHGEIQQTGTPSDVYKNPISPYVSDFFGASVILNGEKSSEDLVKTSFGNLKIDNDRIDTFQLFVRPENIQIGSKNDYNLSGKVLKKEFKGPHDVLKIGNTNNDESISLETERCSIQVNDFIYLKVPEEKIQIFK comes from the coding sequence TTGAATCTTAAAGTCAATCATATCAGTAAAGCCTTTCAGACAAATCAAGTTCTAAATGATGTATCTATTGAAGTTGATAAAGGAGAAATTCTCTCACTAACAGGGGAAAGCGGCTGTGGTAAAAGCACATTGCTACGTATCATTTCCGGACTTGAAACACCAGACCAAGGCTCTATTGTATTAAATGGTAAGGACATTACAGATTTGAGTCCAGAAAAACGCAAATTTGGATTTGTCTTTCAAAACCTTTCGTTATTTCCGCACCTTTCAGTCAAGGAGAATATTTTTTATGCAATTACTCAAAAAGAGAGAACTCCTAAAAGATTGGAAGAGCTCTTGAGTATGACAGGACTTACAGGTCTGGATGCCAGATTTCCTCATGAACTTTCTGGTGGACAACAACAACGAGTAGCTCTTGCCAGAGCTCTTGCTATAAAGCCCCAACTTCTCATTCTGGACGAACCATTTAGCAGTCTGGATGAGCTGCTAAAAACTAAGATAAGAGAAGAAATATTTGACCTATTAAGGTCGCTTCATATTACCACCATTCTTGTCAGCCATCAAGCATCGGATGCCTTTTTAATTGCTGATAAATTGGTTGTCATGCGTCATGGTGAAATTCAACAAACAGGCACACCATCGGATGTATATAAAAACCCTATTTCTCCTTACGTGTCAGATTTTTTTGGAGCAAGCGTTATCCTAAATGGTGAAAAATCATCTGAAGATCTTGTCAAGACATCCTTTGGGAATCTTAAAATTGATAATGATAGAATAGATACTTTTCAATTATTCGTAAGGCCCGAAAATATTCAGATAGGCTCTAAAAATGACTATAACTTGTCAGGAAAGGTATTGAAGAAAGAGTTTAAGGGACCACATGATGTTTTGAAAATTGGTAACACAAACAATGACGAATCAATCAGTTTGGAAACTGAAAGGTGTTCGATTCAAGTCAATGATTTTATCTATTTAAAAGTGCCTGAAGAAAAAATTCAGATTTTTAAGTAG
- a CDS encoding PAS domain S-box protein, with the protein MNSPVDISHKNVLESMPFGIIQVDLSGIVIYANKSAFSMLGISDKSQLQGIHYQSFHLTQFDKEYNPIDSENHALYQVLNYEKVVTSKVHGAKIDGTNKWFSINAAPIYDDENKLIGGVSNFADITKEVEEDRARRQEEDRYKILVENINAVVWESTMGSVSFTYISPKVTELFGYDRTAWLQDGFWQSILHEEDKERVLSYEKLKTRDVDDYQLEYRLIHNNGKVIWVRDMVEVVKVNGKPERLRGLMLDVTEQKQSRIQLRESEKRYRQMISEAPYGISIYDRKGTLIATNQKSAEFWNIDLDDYIGTFNLLEDNILNVPPYSRRIAEAFNGIVGETTAKIPLPEGDGLLKWFRIKYYPLHDSKGDLDNVVFISEDITEYIESKEKTEREEFLKQGILDALNEALLVVDENGIIININKSLSAYINTQPYNELKIGESVFDFMEYFGEVDYLKEGLKAVLNQEMRALDHEMKLADDKWYNLKVTPLNEPFGAVIAWQNINTRKEIEIALEKSLKKYRNIYNKAPVMMHSINDKQEIISVSDFWLEKMGYERNEVIGKSPVDFLVKDSKGKIAKNMRQLFKEGFVRNAEYGYKKKSGQVMDVLLSAVAEYDEDGNFERSITGMLDVSDLKIAERKLQESQFKLLESQRISKMANYEYNIASGDFIPSEEMVSMMGFSKGQLNISIVHKLIHPEDIQEFTTKLEKSIKESKDFFHIYRIKHLKTKKNKWISGRGTIIKERGSVVKMIGTVQDITEQKTAEQKIKRLTDRILLATEIANLGVWEYDRESDEIFWEDQMYSIFSDCKEPIPLTELKKYFINEDEKVLNDSLRVIRKGINFLESEMKIKVGDEIKYLRAFTRVLRNHNDKLRGMVGVIYDITPDKKLQVDLESSLEEKNVLIKEVHHRVKNNMQLISSILALKSYDLDDDKSKGIFEEVNDRIKAMSVIHDKLYTFYNVSEINIGEYLNNIASELQILHGASGVSIEVKSAQVIMDVEKALLIGLMVSEMVSNAVKHSFKKEQNGRIRIHLVKLGEENILKVLNDGSRIEKDVLNSNTGLGISLIRTFVKQLNGKVEPDNENGFRVYF; encoded by the coding sequence GTGAACTCACCAGTTGATATATCTCATAAGAATGTACTTGAAAGTATGCCATTTGGTATTATTCAGGTTGATCTCTCTGGTATAGTTATCTATGCGAACAAGTCAGCATTTTCTATGCTGGGAATTTCAGATAAAAGCCAATTGCAGGGAATTCATTATCAAAGTTTTCATTTAACACAGTTTGATAAAGAATATAATCCTATCGATAGCGAAAATCATGCACTCTATCAGGTGCTCAATTACGAGAAGGTGGTCACCTCCAAAGTACATGGGGCAAAAATTGATGGTACCAATAAATGGTTTTCCATTAATGCAGCTCCGATCTATGACGATGAAAATAAATTGATTGGAGGTGTTTCAAATTTTGCTGATATCACTAAAGAAGTTGAAGAAGATAGAGCTCGCAGGCAAGAAGAAGATCGCTACAAAATTCTTGTTGAGAATATCAACGCAGTAGTATGGGAAAGCACTATGGGTTCTGTGTCATTTACTTACATCAGTCCTAAAGTGACTGAGTTATTTGGCTATGATCGTACGGCTTGGCTCCAAGATGGATTTTGGCAGTCTATCCTCCATGAAGAGGATAAGGAAAGAGTTTTGAGTTATGAAAAGCTAAAAACCAGAGATGTTGATGACTATCAACTTGAATATCGGCTAATACATAATAATGGTAAAGTCATTTGGGTTCGAGATATGGTGGAGGTGGTTAAAGTTAATGGGAAACCTGAAAGGTTGAGAGGATTGATGCTGGATGTAACAGAACAAAAGCAATCCAGAATACAATTGAGAGAGAGCGAAAAGAGATATAGGCAGATGATTTCTGAAGCTCCATATGGTATTTCTATTTATGATAGAAAAGGAACTTTAATAGCAACCAATCAAAAATCAGCAGAATTTTGGAACATTGATTTAGATGACTACATCGGCACATTCAATTTGTTGGAAGATAATATTTTGAATGTCCCTCCTTACTCTAGACGAATTGCCGAGGCTTTTAATGGAATTGTAGGAGAGACAACAGCAAAAATCCCACTACCAGAAGGTGATGGATTGTTAAAATGGTTTCGTATCAAATACTATCCATTACATGATTCAAAAGGCGATCTGGATAACGTGGTTTTCATTTCAGAAGATATTACAGAATACATTGAATCAAAAGAAAAAACTGAGCGAGAGGAGTTTTTGAAGCAAGGAATTCTGGATGCGCTAAATGAGGCCCTGTTGGTGGTGGATGAAAATGGAATAATCATCAATATCAATAAAAGTCTTTCGGCGTATATCAATACTCAACCTTACAATGAACTGAAAATTGGTGAGTCCGTATTCGATTTCATGGAATACTTTGGGGAAGTTGATTATTTAAAAGAAGGTCTGAAAGCGGTTCTCAATCAAGAAATGAGAGCTCTGGATCATGAAATGAAATTGGCTGATGACAAGTGGTACAATTTAAAGGTAACACCGTTGAATGAGCCATTTGGGGCCGTAATAGCATGGCAAAATATTAATACTCGAAAAGAAATTGAAATAGCGCTAGAAAAGTCATTGAAAAAGTATCGAAATATCTATAACAAGGCCCCTGTTATGATGCATTCGATCAATGATAAACAAGAAATAATAAGTGTAAGTGATTTTTGGTTGGAGAAGATGGGGTATGAAAGAAACGAAGTAATTGGTAAGTCGCCAGTAGATTTTTTGGTGAAAGATTCAAAGGGTAAGATCGCAAAAAATATGAGGCAACTCTTCAAAGAGGGATTTGTACGAAATGCTGAATACGGATATAAAAAGAAGTCTGGACAGGTAATGGATGTGTTACTTTCCGCAGTAGCAGAATATGATGAAGATGGAAATTTCGAAAGATCTATCACTGGAATGCTTGACGTAAGTGATCTTAAGATTGCTGAAAGAAAATTGCAAGAGAGCCAATTCAAACTTTTGGAATCTCAAAGAATTTCGAAAATGGCTAATTATGAGTACAACATTGCCTCTGGGGATTTTATTCCTTCGGAGGAAATGGTTTCCATGATGGGCTTTTCCAAAGGCCAACTAAACATATCTATTGTACATAAGCTTATACACCCAGAGGATATTCAAGAGTTTACGACAAAGCTTGAGAAGTCAATCAAGGAGTCGAAGGATTTTTTCCATATCTATCGGATTAAACATCTGAAAACGAAGAAAAATAAGTGGATTTCCGGAAGAGGTACGATAATTAAAGAAAGAGGCTCTGTCGTAAAAATGATTGGGACTGTTCAGGACATAACAGAGCAAAAAACTGCGGAGCAAAAAATTAAGCGTTTAACGGATCGGATACTCTTAGCGACCGAGATAGCTAATCTGGGGGTTTGGGAGTATGATAGAGAGAGTGATGAGATTTTTTGGGAAGATCAGATGTATTCCATCTTTTCAGATTGTAAAGAACCCATACCTCTTACGGAATTAAAAAAGTATTTTATCAACGAGGATGAAAAGGTTCTCAATGATTCACTTCGTGTGATAAGAAAGGGAATAAACTTTCTTGAATCTGAAATGAAAATCAAGGTTGGAGATGAAATCAAATATCTGCGAGCTTTTACAAGGGTCTTAAGAAATCATAATGATAAACTTAGAGGGATGGTTGGTGTTATCTATGATATAACACCAGACAAAAAACTTCAGGTGGACTTAGAATCATCTCTTGAAGAGAAAAATGTACTCATCAAAGAGGTTCATCATAGAGTCAAAAATAATATGCAATTGATTTCGTCAATTTTAGCTTTGAAGTCTTATGATTTGGATGATGATAAATCCAAAGGAATCTTTGAAGAGGTGAATGATCGAATCAAAGCTATGTCTGTTATTCATGATAAGCTATATACATTCTATAATGTTTCAGAAATCAATATTGGAGAATACTTAAATAACATCGCCAGTGAATTGCAGATACTTCATGGAGCAAGTGGTGTTTCAATAGAGGTTAAGTCCGCACAGGTTATTATGGACGTAGAGAAAGCATTATTGATAGGATTGATGGTTAGTGAAATGGTGTCTAATGCCGTCAAGCATAGTTTTAAAAAAGAGCAGAACGGAAGAATAAGAATTCATCTAGTCAAGTTAGGGGAGGAGAATATTCTTAAAGTATTAAATGATGGTTCTCGCATTGAAAAGGATGTGTTGAATAGCAATACGGGTTTGGGGATTTCACTAATTAGGACCTTTGTTAAGCAACTGAATGGAAAAGTAGAGCCGGATAATGAGAACGGCTTCAGAGTATATTTTTAA
- a CDS encoding PspC domain-containing protein, which yields MAKRLFRSNERMLGGVCAGIAKYLDWDPTLVRIAYLVLSIVSVAFPGILIYIILWIVIPPRY from the coding sequence ATGGCAAAGAGACTGTTTAGATCTAATGAACGAATGTTGGGAGGGGTATGTGCAGGAATTGCGAAATATCTTGATTGGGATCCTACTTTGGTGAGGATTGCCTATCTCGTTCTATCTATTGTAAGTGTCGCTTTCCCAGGAATACTTATTTATATCATCCTTTGGATTGTCATCCCGCCAAGGTATTAA